Within the Tursiops truncatus isolate mTurTru1 chromosome 19, mTurTru1.mat.Y, whole genome shotgun sequence genome, the region CTGTGGACTGACCCCCCCCTCCTTCCATCCTAAGGCAGAGGAGCTCTAGACCTTTAAAACCTTCTAATACAGAGTCTCAAACTGGTGGCACATGGGCCACAGGCATTTTCTGTGTGGCCAGCGTGAGGTTTCAAAATCAGGTCTCACATAAAAATGTGGATGCCTGGTGTGTCTTGAAAAACTGGAAGATCATATAGCAGCAAACTCCACCCCATGAAACAAGAGTGGTAAGGAGTCTGCATGCCCAAGGGGGCTGCTACTGCTCTAGCGCATGTCGCCCTGTCGGGGCATGCTTTAGCCAAATCTCCAgggtaaagaaaattaaaaaggcagaAGTCACggtttttaagaaaaatctcCCCGAATTTCAATTACTGTGCAGTCCACATAAAATGGATCCATGGGCAGGACCCAACCTGTGGCCAGCCAGGGGGTGCCCAGAGGAACTTCCATCTCCCCCCTTTAGAGTGTTGCCCTGTAGTAACGTCAGCACGCAGCACAGGGCTGGCACAAGGCAGGAGCCCAGTGCGTGTTGAATGGATGAGCAAACGAATGACCAGATGACACAGAGCCCAGGGACGTACCGCATAGAAGGTGTCTCCCGGAAGCAGCCTGTGTGCTCTTTTTAAAACCCCAGTCACAGCACAGCTCTCCCTGGCTAAGCCTGCCCTGGCTTCCATCACACTCAGAGTACAGACCCAAATCCTCAGCCTGGCCCACAGGCCCTAAACAAACTGGCCTCATCtgttctctgccctctccccctcactcgctcccctccagccacactgacctccttCTGTCCTTCCAACTCGCCAGGCAAATTCCTCTCTCAGGGCTTTGTGCTTGCTGTTCTTCTTGCCTGGGCCCGTCTTCCCTGAGATCTTCCTAAGGCTTCAGAGAGGCCTCCCCAGACCACCCTGGCTAAATCAGCACCTCtgcccttctttatctcttgccctttttcatttctttaaaaatatcactacttagggacttccctggtggtccagcggttaagacactgtgcttcctatgcagggggcctgggttcgatccctggtcaaggaactaagatccccatatgccacgcggcatggccaaaagaaaaaaaagaagaaaaaaatcactacttAACATTACTTGTttactccttcctccctccctcttttcctctctttctcttcttcctcattctcttcctttcttgcttGTCCCCCTCACTAGGACGTTTCCAGGCTGCCTTGTTCACTCCCCTATCCATGCAGGAGGCGCTCTGTCAGTCTCGCTGAATTAATGTACAAATTTAATAAATACACGAGTTTCTCTTGGAGTCCACCTTAGCCCTCTCTCTGTCCTAGACTGCATTTTCAGATTCCTTCACATTCTGTGACCAAACCCTCCTCGTTCTACAGGCAGGATTCCTGGGGACGGGAGGCAGATACCCTAGACTCTCTGACTTCCCAGCAGGCCACAGGTCCCAGCCACATCCAGCCACATTTCCAGTGGAGATTTTCCAGTTTCCCAGGGTGGATACCCGGCCCTAGACACCCAGataactttcttatttttctatcagACTGAGGGCAACTTATGGCCTCTCTGACCCACCTCTAGTGGGTGACATGTCCACAGATGCCACCCCTCCTGCCCTATCCTGATGACACCTACTCTCTGAACTTGGAACCTCATTTCCGAACTTACAGCTGCCGGGGATTCCCAGCCAACATCTTTTAAAAGCCTCCTCCTATATCTAATTCTGGCTGAGCTCCACCCTCTCTACCCAGTAGCCagagggagcttttaaaaatataaatcagaccTGCCCCCCCACAAACTGCTCTCCCCCGCCATCACACTTAGAATATATCCAAAGTTCTCACAGTAGCCTTTAAGGCCCTTCCAGATCTAGCCATTGCCAACCTCTCATCTCAGCTCCAATCACTCCCTAACAGCAACATCAAGATTTTCCTTCTGCTCCAAGCTCAGTCCTGCCTCAGGGTTTTTGTACTTGCTGCTTACAGCCTGTAACACTCTTTCTCCAGCTCTCCTATGGCTGATTCCTCCTCAAGCTCTGCGTCTCAGCCTAAATGCCACCTCGTCAAAGACCCACCCTGACCACTCTGTCTCAAGGTGCTGCCCCCTAGCCATTCTCTATTATATctccatcttttatttctttcatagcatCCACTCCAATCTGAACTTATCCAATTTATATACCTGTTACTTGCTTAGTTTTGCCTTCTCTCCTGAGAGCAGGGATCATGCCTGGATTGCTCACCATTAAATCTTCATCTCCTAGCACAAGGCTTGTCACAGAGTAGTAGTGATGGATAAACAGTGCTTGGTGAATGAGCAGACACTTTCCTTTTCTCCAAGAGGCCACCCTCTCAGCTCCACATCTTCCTACCTCAGAGCCTTTACTCCTGTGGTTACCTTGCCTGGGACCCCCTTCCCCTAATCTTTTCCCTTGTTAACCCTCAATTCATCCTTCAGTCTCCCTCAAATGTTCCTTCCTCAGGGAAAGCGTATCTTAAAAAGCTCTTGCAGAATTCGGTTCTTAGCAAACACAATTCTCATCAAGGCTTGTAATtatgtacttatatttttatacttatttgtgTGGTTGTCATTGAGGCCTGTGAGTTCTCTTAGGCAAAGACTAGATCTGTCTTGCTCCATGCTGTGCCCCCAGTTCCTAGGTCCATAGCAGGCTTTCCAAAAATGCTTGTTTAATGACTAAATGACTGAATGATTTGTCATGAATCAAATATTACGATTATCCCAATTCCATTCTCCAATgggtgaatgaattaatgagGGGGGGGGAATCCAAGGGCCACGACTCCTCCAGAACACCTTCAGATCCTCCAGATTCCTCCCACCATCTCCACCAGCAGAGTTCAGCCAAACCTCCCTGGCAACCCAAGGCTCCAGGCCATATTGCTGAGTGGGGAGGGTGGTTACCGTAGTccttggggaggggggcaggtgcCGAGGGGTGCACAACAGGCTTCTGCCGGCGctcctgggtggggctggggggctctGGGACAGgctcatcctcctcctcctcctcttctccctgcgCCCTGAGCGGCGGGGCCATCGGGGCGGGATCTGTCTTAGTCATGGTCCTTGGTGGCCCTCAGTGGGCAGGTGCAGAGTTGGAGGTGGCCTTCAGGCAAATCCTGGGGGCAGAGGTCAGCTAAAGAGGGTGCCCCAGTCTCTGGAATCTGAGCCCCCCAGACGCTCACCGGGCTCCGGGTGGCTCCCACGCCCCCAGCTCTGGATTTTGGGCAATCATAGGGACGCCAGTCACCCATCAGGGGACGCTGGTTTGTGGGCCCAACGCCTACCACTTCCCCCAGGCCAGTCCCCCATTCTTCTCCTCCCGCGTCAGGGCCCTCAGTCTaggccgccccctcccccggTTTGTTTATCTCAGGATGCAGGATGCTTTGCCCCTCCCCTTCTCCGCGGGCCTCCCCTCTACCCATCTTACCTCGGGTGTCTGGGGCTGGAGACCAAAGCTGAAACCGGGGAAACTGGAGTAATGGGGTGCCAGTGTCTGGGGAAGTGATGGGggagaagaagacagagagaaggggacGAGGCCCGGACGCCGacgggggatgggggtggagagggaggggcgcTGACGGCGCATGCGCTGTCACCCCCAACCAGGCGCGGGGGCGGAGACACTGCGAGGCTGCTTGCATTGATGAAAAGGCTGGAGGCAGCGGTGGGAAGGGTATAGACACCGAGGACGGGGAGTAGAAGAAATGGCCACGAAGAAGGATGTGAGGCATGGAGACAGGAGACAGATGAAGCAGGGACAAGGGCAAAAAGACAGGGATGGGAAAACGGGCACATGGATTTTTGTCCATCCCGCTGTGATAGCGCCTTTGCGAAGGCCTGCAAACCAGACCAGTCTGGGCAGGGGTCTCGTTGTGTGGTAGTGGTGGGTGTTGTCTCTCTCTGACATATCAGACCTGACCTCTACTCCACGTCCACCCTAGACAAGGGATGTCTCAGAGGGATGACTTTGTGGAGACTCCTATAATCACTGTCATTGTCATTATCGCATAGTGCGCACACAGCATTTACCCAGAGAAGGTAAGCCATTTACCCAAGGGCATACAGCAAACAGGTAATGGAGCTAAGACTTGAATCCCAGTGGCCTGGCTATAGCGCCTGGGCTTTTAATCACCGTGCTACATGGCTTTGGCAGTGCCTAGGGGATAGATCTGCCAATGGACTCCTCCCCCCAGAAAGGCCTCCAGGAGCCAGCCCAGGGATGAGGCCTTCCCGGCCCCATCATCCTGGCTGGGCTGTCACACCTGACTGGCTGTGGCCTGCACTGTCCACAATCATCCCAGCCTGAACAGGGCTAGCTGACTTTGCCTTCCACCTCTCATCCTTCTAATGTGCAGGCCCAGTAGCTCCATTAAGATATTTCCAGAATTTCATCCCTCACCCCAGTCCCAGGCCCTAATCCTGGTCCATCCTTCATCCTCTCCCACCTGGACTATGGCAGCTCCCCACAACACTCCAATATGCAGCCAGAGGGACCTATTAACAcctatcagggcttccctggtggcgcagtggttgagagtccgcctgccgatgcaggggacacgggttcgtgccccggtccgggaagaccccacatgccgtggagcggctagacccgtgagccatggccgctgagcctgtgcgtccagagcctgtgctccgcaatgggagaggccacaacagtgagaggcccacgtaccgcaaaaaaaaaacaaaaacaaaaacccacaccTATCACATCAGGACCTTCCTAAAGGCATCTGCTTGCTGCACCTCACTGCAGGTAACAGCCAATGTCTCAACCACAACCCACAAGTCCCTGTGTGAACGTCCCTGTCATCTCTCCAATCTCACCTCCTCTCACTCTCCCCCTCAGTCACTCCACTCTAACCACCCTGGCCTCCTTGTTCCTCCTCACCCCAGGACCTCTGCACTGGcgctccttctgcctggaatgctctttccccagataCCTGGTTCCCTTACTCCTCTCTTTTAGGCTTTCGCTTATTGGTACCTTTCCAATGAGACCTTTTCTGCTCTATCTAACATTGCGTCCCAACCCCACCCTCctcacacacaaacactcacTCCCTTCCCTGCTTCAGTGTTCGCCATAGCAACACTGTCTTCCTCCGGCTTATACCTTAGATGGTAGGGTATGCGCAGAGGCCGTTCTTCTCCCTGGAACATCCAGTCCACGTGCCTTCCAGGCCAGCTCCTTCTCATCATCAGGTGTCTGCTCAAACACTGTCTCCTTAGAGagtcctccctcccacccagcccaTTACATTTTCATTCAGTCTTTATGGCACTTATCACAACCTGAAATTATACTGTTTATTAATTTACTAGTTCATCTTCTGCTCAAGCAGAAAGTGAGCACCACGAGGACAGGACTTTTGTCAGctgtgttcactgctgtatccccagcttGGCACCAGCCTTGGCAAAGGGTACAAGGGGCTCTTCAGAACCAGGCACAACTCTCTCCAAACGAACAACCCTTGCTCTGCTCTGAGAATGTTTTACTGACCGCAAAGATTGAAGGTGGGGTTGGGACCTGGTTCCCAGGGTAATCACTGCTGACAGGGGTCTTGGGCCCAGGTCAGCCCTAAGGTTCAAGGGGTCCCtaggaggaggtggtgggagcCAGGGCCCTGAGGGAGGCACTGCTATGCCCCAGGCATGGGTCATGGGGCTGGGCCAAACCCACGTTTGATgcatctctcttcctctgtcttctgtcATCTGTCCTGGTCCTTATGCACTGGGAGTCTGAGTGTCCAGGAGCTCAGGCTTGGCGTCCAGGGTGGGAGGTGCAGGACCTTGGGCGAGGACCACAGCTATGTCAGGCCCTCCACAGATGATGGTGAAGGCTTGGGACTCCTCAGGTCCAGGGAGCTGGGCCATCCAAGGCAAAGAAGTAGTAGAGATGGAGGACACAGGGGAAtgaggggagtgaggggagggaaggagggaaggaaaaagtgggggcagggggagaaatgGTGAGGAACAGGGAGgtagaggtgggagggaggtgtcaggagacagagagagatatgGGCAGAGAGAGATGTGAGGAGAGAGATGTGAGAACCAGAGAGACATTCATGAGGGTATAAAGAGGTATGGGGAAACAGGGAGAGAGATGTGGGGGAAGAGAGACACGGAGAGACAGATatggggggtgggagaaatgtaGGGGCAGGGAGACAGGGATATGGATATGGgggataaagatgcagatgaAGAGAGACATGGGAAGTGGGGAGATAGATGTGATGACAGAGACATGGGGGCAGAAAGACAAAGATGAatgtgggagagaagagagacatgGGAAGTGGGGAGATAGATGGGATGACAGAGACATAGGGGGCAGAAAGACAAAGATGAAtgtgggagagaaaggaagaggttgAGAGACAGGGATAGAATGGGGacaggggaggcagagagagacactGTCAGCCCAGGGGCCCTGGCAGGCTCCATGAAGAGCCGCAGGCCTGAGTCTGAGTTATGTccttgcccccacccccaccccctcgtATGTCCCTCTTGTGCTCCCGCATGGTTCAGGCCACAGTCTCAAACATGAAGCCTCCGGGGACAGCCACTGCAGCTCTAGCTGACTGCTACTATCTGGGGATGCGAACCCAGTGCTGCTAGATTTGCTGAGCCTTCAGGAAAGaccagaaaatattttacagcaTTACTGAGGCCAAAAGAATAACATCTGTGGGTCAGGCCCAACCCACTGGCTGTCAGGTTGAGACACCTTAGCTACAGAGGTACCTCAGGGGCTTTCTGaaaccccctcccacctcccttgtCCAGGCAGGAACAAGGGCCCTGGGACCTCAAGCTTGACCCTGGGGTTTTAAGCAGGAAAAAGGCCTGgtcaaattttgatttttaaagacatgGTCCCCTTAggaattccttggtggtgcagtggttaggactctgtgcttccactgcagggggcatggattcgatccctggttggggaactaagacctcacaagccgcgtggtgtggccaaataaaaaaagacatgatCCCCTCCACTCCCCACGCCAGAAGATACTCAGCAGTAAAACATAGGGGCAAAAGGGCCTTAGATAGGGCCTGGGATACTCTAGTATAGAGTTGCAAACTCAAGCTCTATAGGGGCCAGGCAGGGAGCTCTCCCACAGAGGAGCACAGGCCTCCTCTGGGGCCAgacacctgggtttgaatcctggctctgcaacTTACTGACTGcctggctttgggcaagttactggaccactctgtgcttcagttttttcatatgGAAAATGGGGACAAGAGCAGTTTCAATATCAAGGTCATAGTGAGTTTTCAATAAGTTATTTACTCTGTGTCTAGAAGAGAGTAAGGGCTgcttaaatattataatattattaataaatggaGCAGCCACTACTCAGCTCCCACCGATAGTTGCTTGGCATTGccatactgatttttttcaagcCAGAAATTTGGAAACACGGGTGAAATGTTCTGACTTTCAACTCTGGACTCTAGGCTGAAAGCACACCCACTGTGTGGGCCAGGCAGGGCACTCACCGCGCGCAGCCGGCCCCGGTGCGCCGGCGCCAGTAGGCTCTCCGCGCGCAGCTGCTTCGCCAGCTGTTCCAGAGCCCGCAGCCGCGCCTGGTGCCGCTCGTGGCGCCGCTGGAGCCTCCGCACCCGCCGCTGCAGCGCTCCCAGCGCCGCGCCCAGCCCGGGCCAGGGGTGCTGGGCCGACACTCCAGGGCGCGGCCCAGTGGGAACCGGCGGAAGCGGCAGGGGAGTCAGGAACACTGTGGCTGGGACCTCGGGGCCCCCGGATGCTGGTCCCAACACCACAAGCTGTACGGGGCCAGGGGCCGGGACGGCTGGACCAGGGGACAGGGACGTGGCCTCCTGCGGAGTTGGAGGCACGACTGGTTTCTCGGTGCTTCGGGAATTCGTCTGCCTCTGGAAGACAAGGCAAGGGATGGGGGATCGAGGACATCAGGGCCGGACTCCAAGGAAAATTCCTCAGGAGTGGAGGGCTGAGAGTCAGCCTGCAGGAGGGACCTCCCTcagaggggagggcgggggacCAGACTCCAGCAATGGGACTCTCCTGAGCTCACCTTGGCGGGCGGCGCTCCGGAGAAGATGGAGGGCACAGCATCCGGCCGCAGGTAGCGCACGCCCCAGCGCCACTGGAAGCAAGAGGGGGCGAAGTGCTCGCTGCACAGGTGCTGGTGGCAGCTAGGCACCCAGTGCTCACACCCCATGTGCCTCAGCCAGGCCTGCAGCCGGGGACCATCCTTCAGGGGGAACCTGCCGGGGGGCGGGGTCAGCGAGATCAGGTCCAACCCCACCCCTCCATGAGGATACGCACACCCAGAGGTCCCTGAGCTCCAAACCTCTGCCTCCCCTGGGCCAGAATCTGGCCCTGCCTCCCAACCAGGCTCTCAACCTTCTACTCACATCCAGTTCTTCAGGCTCCACCTTTTAAACACCCAGCATCAgcccacctctcccacctccGCTGACCCTCGcatccagcctccagcctcccctgGCTGGGTTTTTGCAACAGTCTCCTTCCTGGTCTCTTTACCCACTgtcactctcccttcccctccagtCTGTTCCTCCATATGAATCTCAGGAGGCAGTTTACAGAATTGGACAAATCTAGAATGTGGGAGATCCCATATTcatgggggtaggggtgggattatagattaaaagagatttaagaaacATCAGTCCAAAGGCAGATGTGGACTTTGTCTGCAACAAGCCATTctgtaaaaagacattttaatacaATTGGGGGAAACTGAGCATGAATTGGGTATTAGATGATTGTAAGAAGTTAATTTTGCTAGGTGTGATAATTATATTGGTTTAACCTTCTAAATAGTCATCTGTtggaaaaatattctgaaatatttatggataaaagacctaatgtctggaatttactttaaaatactgcaTTAAAGATGTACATGGGAGGAAGGTGGATGAAAAACATTAGCAAAATGTTGACAACTGGTGTAAATGAGTGATAGATGCACGAGGATTCATTTAAACAACTCTATTTTTTGTGTATGCTTGAAAACatgttaaaaagtttttaaacaacttaacaacaacaaataacccgattaaaaaatgggcaaaggacttgaatagacatttctccaaagaagatgcaaATGGCCAAccagcatatgaaaagatgctcaacatcatttatcatcaggaaaatgccaaacaaaaccacaagatatcacctcataaCCATTAGAATGACGactatacaaaaacaaacaaacacaaaataacaagtgttggcaaggacgagcagaaactggaaccctgtgcgcagctggtgggaatgtaaaatggagcaGCCTCTATGTAtggctgttcctcaaaaaattgaaaatagaattaccgtatgatccaacaatccctcTTCTGGATACACACCCCCtaaaaattgaaagcagagtctcgAAGAGATATGAGCATACTCATGTGCataatagcattatttacaatagccaaaagtggGAAGAAACCCAAGGGTCCATCAACAAATGGATTAGCAAAAggcagtatatacatacaatgaaatattattcagccttaaaaaggaaagaaattctgacacatactatAACATGGATGACTCTTGAGTACATTAcggtaagtgaaataaaccagtcacaaaaaacccaaatactgtatgattccacttatatggggtatctaaagtagtcaaattcagagaaacagaaagtagaatggtggttgccaggggctggggggaggggagggaaattGGGAGTTcttgttcaatgggtatagagtttcagtttggcaAGATGGAGAAGttctggagggacttccctggtggtgcagtggttaagaatctgcctaccgacgcaggggacatgggttcaatccctggtccaggaagatcccacatgccacagagcaactaagcgcgtgcgccacagctactgagcctgcactctagagcccacgagccacaactactgagcctgtgtgctacaactactgaagtccgtgtgcctagagcccgtgctctgcaacaagagaagctaggGAAATCCTGCGCATGGCAGCTAGGGAAATCCTGCgcatggcaatgaagacccaatgcagccaaaaataaataaataaatatttttaaaaaaaagaaagaaaaagttctggagattggttgctcAACAATGTGAACATGCTCAATACTACTGAATTTAAAGATGGTTAAGAGGGgagattttatgttatgtgtattttaccacaattaaaaatttttttaattttaaagttttttttttaatgaattaaataaaagctTTCCCAGTGGGAGTGGATAGGGATTATCTGATAAGGCACCCTCTACAGGCGCCCAACTACTTCTGTGTCCATAAGAAGTAGTGCCACCCGTTAACTGGTGCCACTGTCCCCAACGTCTCTTTTTGCCCTCTTTTATAGCAATTCACTTTCTATTTGGACCTTGGTTCAAGACTGTCCACAATAAAGACCTCATTTCCCAGCTTCATTTGCAGCTAGAGGTGGCCACATGATTAAGTTCTGGCCAGTTTGTTCTGTGGGAGCTGCCAGAAACTGTGAAACATTAAAGgtttattttaagctgctaaatgtTGGGATAGTTTGTCATGGAGCATTAGGTAACTAATACAGTCAGTCATCCACATCCCACCTTCACAATGTCTTCCatatctgtgacttttttttttttttttttgcggtacgcgggcctctcaccgttgtggcctctcccgctgcggagcacaggctccggacgcgcaagctcagcggccatggctcacgggcccagccactccgcggcatgtggtatcttcccggaccagggcacgaacccgtgtcccctgcatcggcaggaggactctcaaccactgcgccaccagggaagccctgtgacattatttacttaatatttttcttaaaattgaccAACTTAAGTATTAAATGAAGATACCTAAAAGAGAAACTTTAAACCACAATTGAAAATGGAATACCAGTATCAATTCCATAAATAGGAGTTAACCATAAAAACACCTGATACCTTTACTTGCTGAGGGCTTTAAGGCCTGCtctctctttgttaaaaaggAAGAGTAAGGAGTGTTAGAGGGTGGGGGACAATCCCATCCATAGGAGACAGGACAAATAAACTCAGGCATATGCACACAAAGAATACCATGCAGCTCTAAAATAGGCTGAAGGCACTGTATGAACTGATATGATATTGTCAGGCATACATtatgtgaaaaaagcaaggttCCAAATAGAGTATATCAGCTTTTCGTAATTGTGGCAGCCTGAATAACGGTCCCCCAAAAGacatccatgtcctaatccccggAGCCTGTGAATATTGCATTTCATGAcaaaagatgtgattaagttaaggatcttgagatgggtaAAATTATCCTCTACATCATCCGGGTTGGCCCTAAAAGCAGTTGCAAGTATTCTTttaagagggaagcagaagaacATATTACCACAGATAAAAGAGGAGACGcaatgtgatgacagaagcagagattggagtgatgtggccaaaagccaaggaatgcctgcggacaccagaaactggaagatgCAAGGAACAGATTTTCTCCTAGAGCCTCCTggggaatgcagccctgctgacaccttgatttttggCCCAGTAAAACCGATCTGGATTGTGAGAGAATAAttcctattgttttaagccaccaggagTTTGtaacagcagccataggaaactaacaAAGTAATAAAGGGGGAAACAAGAACATATGTTCAGATTTGCTTGCATTTGCATAAAGAAACACTGGGAAAGACACATAAGAAAGTAAAGAGGCCACCAGTGGGTAGGAGGTGGATGGGATGGACAGAGGTTGTTGGTGGGGAGCAAAGGAAGGCTTCTCAGGCGAAAGGCAGacagagagggaagtgggggatAGCTGGTGAATGAGGACAGAAGGGCTGACTCAGAGGAGAGCGTGGCATCCAAAGAGCAGAACCTCAGGGCACAGAGCCAGGAACTCTGGCCGATGCGTTCCTTCACCCTCAAACTGAGATCCAAATGTTCTCACCAGCCTCCTTCTGCCTGGACACGAACATGAAATCCCTTGTACCAGCACTTCCCACCTACTCCTGGGCAGAGACTGCCAACTGATTACTCCACGTCCACTCTCTTCTTCTTCCTAACAAACTCCAACTTTTTTGAGGCCATAATGTGCCCTGTTAGACGACTGTCTCCCAGGTTCCTTTGCAGTAGATGGGCCACGTAACTAAGTTCTGGCCATGTTGGGTGATACATCTAGGATGGTACCTTAAATGTGAGAGGGTTATCAAATGGAATCAGAAGCAGCTCAAGGCGCAAAGGAGGAAAGTAATATCAGAAAACCTCTTCCTAATTTGGTCTTGGTTTTATTCTCTTTTGTTCCTCTAGATGGCAACATTTATGATAGGAAATGTCCCTCTCTAAAATTCAACCTTAAGTGCACAGCCAGTGTCCTCCTttttttatagaatattttagtCTTGTTGGCCATTCTATCTACAGCACTGCTAAgagttcttcttttcttccttactaACATAACTCAGAATGTCTTCAGGGTGGTTAACTGCCCAtcaaaagactacatttcccaggctcctttgCAGTTTTTTGGAGGGGTGACCAATGATGAAGAACCTACCGTTGGGTGGGATTTCTGAGGCTTTGTAAAGGGGACCAGCTCAGTTTAGAGTTGTGTCTCTTTTGCTCTTcatcccttctcttttctccctaccAGAAA harbors:
- the THAP8 gene encoding THAP domain-containing protein 8 isoform X3; the protein is MPKYCRAPNCSNNAGQLGADNRPVSFYKFPLKDGPRLQAWLRHMGCEHWVPSCHQHLCSEHFAPSCFQWRWGVRYLRPDAVPSIFSGAPPAKRQTNSRSTEKPVVPPTPQEATSLSPGPAVPAPGPVQLVVLGPASGGPEVPATVFLTPLPLPPVPTGPRPGVSAQHPWPGLGAALGALQRRVRRLQRRHERHQARLRALEQLAKQLRAESLLAPAHRGRLRAVLHLPPWTPSLSSWTLRLPVHKDQDR
- the THAP8 gene encoding THAP domain-containing protein 8 isoform X4 — translated: MGCEHWVPSCHQHLCSEHFAPSCFQWRWGVRYLRPDAVPSIFSGAPPAKRQTNSRSTEKPVVPPTPQEATSLSPGPAVPAPGPVQLVVLGPASGGPEVPATVFLTPLPLPPVPTGPRPGVSAQHPWPGLGAALGALQRRVRRLQRRHERHQARLRALEQLAKQLRAESLLAPAHRGRLRALPGPEESQAFTIICGGPDIAVVLAQGPAPPTLDAKPELLDTQTPSA
- the THAP8 gene encoding THAP domain-containing protein 8 isoform X2, whose product is MRANWARTTARFPLKDGPRLQAWLRHMGCEHWVPSCHQHLCSEHFAPSCFQWRWGVRYLRPDAVPSIFSGAPPAKRQTNSRSTEKPVVPPTPQEATSLSPGPAVPAPGPVQLVVLGPASGGPEVPATVFLTPLPLPPVPTGPRPGVSAQHPWPGLGAALGALQRRVRRLQRRHERHQARLRALEQLAKQLRAESLLAPAHRGRLRALPGPEESQAFTIICGGPDIAVVLAQGPAPPTLDAKPELLDTQTPSA
- the THAP8 gene encoding THAP domain-containing protein 8 isoform X1; the encoded protein is MPKYCRAPNCSNNAGQLGADNRPVSFYKFPLKDGPRLQAWLRHMGCEHWVPSCHQHLCSEHFAPSCFQWRWGVRYLRPDAVPSIFSGAPPAKRQTNSRSTEKPVVPPTPQEATSLSPGPAVPAPGPVQLVVLGPASGGPEVPATVFLTPLPLPPVPTGPRPGVSAQHPWPGLGAALGALQRRVRRLQRRHERHQARLRALEQLAKQLRAESLLAPAHRGRLRALPGPEESQAFTIICGGPDIAVVLAQGPAPPTLDAKPELLDTQTPSA